From Methanoculleus oceani, a single genomic window includes:
- a CDS encoding elongation factor 1-beta — translation MGNVAIIVKIMPESPDVDREALKAAVKAAVPVDDIREEPIGFGLVALKAAIVVPDKAGAPDEIEAALQNLEGVASAEIIESTLV, via the coding sequence ATGGGCAACGTAGCCATTATCGTGAAGATAATGCCCGAGTCCCCCGATGTCGACCGTGAAGCGCTGAAAGCCGCGGTCAAGGCGGCCGTCCCGGTCGACGATATCAGAGAAGAGCCGATCGGCTTCGGTCTTGTGGCGCTGAAAGCCGCCATCGTCGTCCCCGACAAAGCCGGGGCTCCCGATGAGATCGAAGCAGCGCTCCAGAATCTTGAAGGCGTCGCAAGCGCCGAGATCATCGAATCCACACTTGTATAA